The proteins below are encoded in one region of Oryzias melastigma strain HK-1 linkage group LG9, ASM292280v2, whole genome shotgun sequence:
- the vdac3 gene encoding voltage-dependent anion-selective channel protein 3 isoform X1, with translation MAETEEIVELQDKSGTGHQAECTDVCEMSVHHTPKNPGTMAVPPAYSDLGKSAKDIFNKGFGYGVLKLDIKTKSQSGVMEFATSGSNNTDTGKSGGHLETKYKLNELGLSFNQKWNTDNTLTTEITMEDQLAKGLKLGLDTSFVPNTGKKSAKLKTGYKRDYMNLGCDLDFDMAGPTVHAAAVLGYEGWLAGYQLAFDTAKSKLAQNNFSLGYKAGDFQLHTHVNDGTEFGGSIYQKVNNSLETAVHLAWTAGSNNTRFGIGAKYQLDKDASLSTKVNNACLVGVGYTHTLRPGVKLTLSAMIDGKNVNGGGHKVGLGFDLEA, from the exons ATGGCAGAGACAGAAGAGATTGTGGAGCTTCAGGACAAGAGTGGAACAGGCCATCAGGCCGAGTGCACAGATGTTTGTGAGATGAGTGTGCACCACACACCCAAAAATCCCG GCACAATGGCCGTTCCTCCTGCATACTCAGACTTGGGAAAGTCTGCCAAAGACATCTTCAACAAAGGCTTTG GTTATGGAGTTTTAAAGCTGGACATCAAGACCAAGTCTCAGAGTGGTGTT ATG GAGTTCGCCACTTCCGGCTCCAACAACACGGATACAGGGAAGTCTGGAGGCCACCTGGAGACCAAGTACAAGCTGAACGAGCTGGGCCTCAGCTTCAACCAGAAATGGAACACCGACAACACTCTCACCACAGAGATCACCATGGAGGATCAG CTGGCGAAGGGCTTGAAGCTTGGTCTCGACACGTCATTTGTGCCAAACACCGG CAAGAAGAGTGCCAAACTGAAGACCGGTTACAAGCGGGATTATATGAACCTGGGCTGTGACCTGGACTTCGACATGGCCGGCCCGACCGTCCACGCCGCCGCCGTGCTGGGCTACGAGGGCTGGCTGGCTGGATACCAGCTGGCTTTCGACACCGCCAAGTCTAAACTCGCTCAAAACAATTTTTCCCTTGGATACAAGGCTGGCGACTTCCAGCTTCACACCCATGT AAATGATGGCACAGAGTTTGGAGGCTCCATCTACCAAAAAGTGAACAACAGTTTGGAGACGGCGGTTCATCTGGCGTGGACGGCGGGCAGCAACAACACGCGGTTTGGGATTGGAGCCAAGTATCAGCTGGATAAAGATGCCAGTCTTTCT ACTAAGGTTAACAACGCCTGCCTTGTTGGAGTTGGATACACACACACTCTTAGGCCAG
- the vdac3 gene encoding voltage-dependent anion-selective channel protein 3 isoform X2 — MAETEEIVELQDKSGTGHQAECTDVCEMSVHHTPKNPGTMAVPPAYSDLGKSAKDIFNKGFGYGVLKLDIKTKSQSGVEFATSGSNNTDTGKSGGHLETKYKLNELGLSFNQKWNTDNTLTTEITMEDQLAKGLKLGLDTSFVPNTGKKSAKLKTGYKRDYMNLGCDLDFDMAGPTVHAAAVLGYEGWLAGYQLAFDTAKSKLAQNNFSLGYKAGDFQLHTHVNDGTEFGGSIYQKVNNSLETAVHLAWTAGSNNTRFGIGAKYQLDKDASLSTKVNNACLVGVGYTHTLRPGVKLTLSAMIDGKNVNGGGHKVGLGFDLEA, encoded by the exons ATGGCAGAGACAGAAGAGATTGTGGAGCTTCAGGACAAGAGTGGAACAGGCCATCAGGCCGAGTGCACAGATGTTTGTGAGATGAGTGTGCACCACACACCCAAAAATCCCG GCACAATGGCCGTTCCTCCTGCATACTCAGACTTGGGAAAGTCTGCCAAAGACATCTTCAACAAAGGCTTTG GTTATGGAGTTTTAAAGCTGGACATCAAGACCAAGTCTCAGAGTGGTGTT GAGTTCGCCACTTCCGGCTCCAACAACACGGATACAGGGAAGTCTGGAGGCCACCTGGAGACCAAGTACAAGCTGAACGAGCTGGGCCTCAGCTTCAACCAGAAATGGAACACCGACAACACTCTCACCACAGAGATCACCATGGAGGATCAG CTGGCGAAGGGCTTGAAGCTTGGTCTCGACACGTCATTTGTGCCAAACACCGG CAAGAAGAGTGCCAAACTGAAGACCGGTTACAAGCGGGATTATATGAACCTGGGCTGTGACCTGGACTTCGACATGGCCGGCCCGACCGTCCACGCCGCCGCCGTGCTGGGCTACGAGGGCTGGCTGGCTGGATACCAGCTGGCTTTCGACACCGCCAAGTCTAAACTCGCTCAAAACAATTTTTCCCTTGGATACAAGGCTGGCGACTTCCAGCTTCACACCCATGT AAATGATGGCACAGAGTTTGGAGGCTCCATCTACCAAAAAGTGAACAACAGTTTGGAGACGGCGGTTCATCTGGCGTGGACGGCGGGCAGCAACAACACGCGGTTTGGGATTGGAGCCAAGTATCAGCTGGATAAAGATGCCAGTCTTTCT ACTAAGGTTAACAACGCCTGCCTTGTTGGAGTTGGATACACACACACTCTTAGGCCAG
- the enkd1 gene encoding enkurin domain-containing protein 1 isoform X1, with protein sequence MLRCHSECSYNKWLSVIEENTNPLNETFSKMCEGPSSISGPIPPDPSLFPQYYQRPASARGRLEGNHVGTLGLLLGPVAPDPVLFPGCYSSRTPAHRPRIGPNAAHILERGRKGVVGELIKLDNVSVSPAPKQKQRVHDFGKENVRRLREIQKRCKEQESERAQSRPVPVKALWTSPKYQHVSSRVLAQLGTSTPTVKPQCQNFLKAHSNSSCASYSGPSIPPKNSSNFAQDQDLKVQGQAIDFIKHNARAAGKTVTRRSQSLTDLRDKPVPSAVKGQVPQYLEERKAQWRKEEEERKRNTPDPTVPPGHTLMQDSERQETLKSLKDTHRTLVTELNSLPLKADNLSTRSRRAHLDCRLSEIEEAIKIFSRDKVYIKIDS encoded by the exons ATGCTCCGTTGCCATAGTGAATGCTCCTACAACAAGTGGCTGAGCGTCATCGAAGAAAACACTAATCCTTTAAACGAGACATTTTCCAAG aTGTGTGAAGGACCTTCATCAATATCTGGCCCGATTCCCCCAGACCCCTCGCTGTTTCCTCAATACTACCAACGACCAGCTTCAG CTCGTGGTCGTTTAGAGGGGAACCATGTTGGAACGCTGGGCCTTCTCTTGGGTCCGGTTGCTCCAGATCCTGTTCTGTTCCCGGGCTGCTATAGTTCTCGTACGCCAGCGCACCGTCCACGCATTGGTCCCAACGCAGCCCATATTCTGGAACGGGGTCGGAAAGGGGTCGTGGGAGAACTGATCAAACTGGACAATGTCTCAGTCAGTCCTGCTCCAAAACAGA AACAGAGAGTGCATGACTTTGGTAAAGAAAACGTTCGTCGGCTGAGGGAGATTCAGAAACGCTGCAAAGAGCAGGAGAGTGAGAGAGCACAGTCCCGCCCTGTTCCAGTGAAAGCTCTGTGGACTTCTCCAAAATACCAGCATGTGTCATCCAGGGTGCTGGCCCAGCTAGGG ACTTCTACACCTACGGTTAAACCACAGTGTCAAAACTTTCTCAAGGCCCACTCTAACAGCAGCTGTGCATCATATTCGGGACCTTCAATCCCTCCCAAAAATTCATCCAACTTTGCACAGGATCAAGACTTGAAG GTGCAAGGTCAGGCCATAGACTTCATCAAACACAATgccagagctgcaggaaaaactGTGACTCGCCGTTCTCAGTCACTGACCGACCTCAGAGATAAACCTGTGCCCAGCGCAGTCAAAGGACAAGTACCTCAGTA CCTTGAGGAAAGGAAAGCACAATGGcgcaaagaggaggaggagaggaaaagaaacacacctgatcctACAGTCCCACCTGGTCACACCTTGATGCAGGACAGTGAAAGACAGGAAACACTGAAATCCCTTAAAGATA CTCATCGCACCCTGGTGACCGAATTAAACTCGCTCCCTCTGAAAGCTGACAACCTGAGTACTCGCTCACGCCGGGCACATCTTGACTGCAGGCTTTCCGAAATTGAGGAGGCAATAAAGATCTTCTCCAGGGACaaagtttatatcaaaattGATTCCTAA
- the enkd1 gene encoding enkurin domain-containing protein 1 isoform X2, translated as MIPKIHHMCEGPSSISGPIPPDPSLFPQYYQRPASARGRLEGNHVGTLGLLLGPVAPDPVLFPGCYSSRTPAHRPRIGPNAAHILERGRKGVVGELIKLDNVSVSPAPKQKQRVHDFGKENVRRLREIQKRCKEQESERAQSRPVPVKALWTSPKYQHVSSRVLAQLGTSTPTVKPQCQNFLKAHSNSSCASYSGPSIPPKNSSNFAQDQDLKVQGQAIDFIKHNARAAGKTVTRRSQSLTDLRDKPVPSAVKGQVPQYLEERKAQWRKEEEERKRNTPDPTVPPGHTLMQDSERQETLKSLKDTHRTLVTELNSLPLKADNLSTRSRRAHLDCRLSEIEEAIKIFSRDKVYIKIDS; from the exons ATGATTCCCAAAATACATCAT aTGTGTGAAGGACCTTCATCAATATCTGGCCCGATTCCCCCAGACCCCTCGCTGTTTCCTCAATACTACCAACGACCAGCTTCAG CTCGTGGTCGTTTAGAGGGGAACCATGTTGGAACGCTGGGCCTTCTCTTGGGTCCGGTTGCTCCAGATCCTGTTCTGTTCCCGGGCTGCTATAGTTCTCGTACGCCAGCGCACCGTCCACGCATTGGTCCCAACGCAGCCCATATTCTGGAACGGGGTCGGAAAGGGGTCGTGGGAGAACTGATCAAACTGGACAATGTCTCAGTCAGTCCTGCTCCAAAACAGA AACAGAGAGTGCATGACTTTGGTAAAGAAAACGTTCGTCGGCTGAGGGAGATTCAGAAACGCTGCAAAGAGCAGGAGAGTGAGAGAGCACAGTCCCGCCCTGTTCCAGTGAAAGCTCTGTGGACTTCTCCAAAATACCAGCATGTGTCATCCAGGGTGCTGGCCCAGCTAGGG ACTTCTACACCTACGGTTAAACCACAGTGTCAAAACTTTCTCAAGGCCCACTCTAACAGCAGCTGTGCATCATATTCGGGACCTTCAATCCCTCCCAAAAATTCATCCAACTTTGCACAGGATCAAGACTTGAAG GTGCAAGGTCAGGCCATAGACTTCATCAAACACAATgccagagctgcaggaaaaactGTGACTCGCCGTTCTCAGTCACTGACCGACCTCAGAGATAAACCTGTGCCCAGCGCAGTCAAAGGACAAGTACCTCAGTA CCTTGAGGAAAGGAAAGCACAATGGcgcaaagaggaggaggagaggaaaagaaacacacctgatcctACAGTCCCACCTGGTCACACCTTGATGCAGGACAGTGAAAGACAGGAAACACTGAAATCCCTTAAAGATA CTCATCGCACCCTGGTGACCGAATTAAACTCGCTCCCTCTGAAAGCTGACAACCTGAGTACTCGCTCACGCCGGGCACATCTTGACTGCAGGCTTTCCGAAATTGAGGAGGCAATAAAGATCTTCTCCAGGGACaaagtttatatcaaaattGATTCCTAA
- the enkd1 gene encoding enkurin domain-containing protein 1 isoform X3, whose translation MCEGPSSISGPIPPDPSLFPQYYQRPASARGRLEGNHVGTLGLLLGPVAPDPVLFPGCYSSRTPAHRPRIGPNAAHILERGRKGVVGELIKLDNVSVSPAPKQKQRVHDFGKENVRRLREIQKRCKEQESERAQSRPVPVKALWTSPKYQHVSSRVLAQLGTSTPTVKPQCQNFLKAHSNSSCASYSGPSIPPKNSSNFAQDQDLKVQGQAIDFIKHNARAAGKTVTRRSQSLTDLRDKPVPSAVKGQVPQYLEERKAQWRKEEEERKRNTPDPTVPPGHTLMQDSERQETLKSLKDTHRTLVTELNSLPLKADNLSTRSRRAHLDCRLSEIEEAIKIFSRDKVYIKIDS comes from the exons aTGTGTGAAGGACCTTCATCAATATCTGGCCCGATTCCCCCAGACCCCTCGCTGTTTCCTCAATACTACCAACGACCAGCTTCAG CTCGTGGTCGTTTAGAGGGGAACCATGTTGGAACGCTGGGCCTTCTCTTGGGTCCGGTTGCTCCAGATCCTGTTCTGTTCCCGGGCTGCTATAGTTCTCGTACGCCAGCGCACCGTCCACGCATTGGTCCCAACGCAGCCCATATTCTGGAACGGGGTCGGAAAGGGGTCGTGGGAGAACTGATCAAACTGGACAATGTCTCAGTCAGTCCTGCTCCAAAACAGA AACAGAGAGTGCATGACTTTGGTAAAGAAAACGTTCGTCGGCTGAGGGAGATTCAGAAACGCTGCAAAGAGCAGGAGAGTGAGAGAGCACAGTCCCGCCCTGTTCCAGTGAAAGCTCTGTGGACTTCTCCAAAATACCAGCATGTGTCATCCAGGGTGCTGGCCCAGCTAGGG ACTTCTACACCTACGGTTAAACCACAGTGTCAAAACTTTCTCAAGGCCCACTCTAACAGCAGCTGTGCATCATATTCGGGACCTTCAATCCCTCCCAAAAATTCATCCAACTTTGCACAGGATCAAGACTTGAAG GTGCAAGGTCAGGCCATAGACTTCATCAAACACAATgccagagctgcaggaaaaactGTGACTCGCCGTTCTCAGTCACTGACCGACCTCAGAGATAAACCTGTGCCCAGCGCAGTCAAAGGACAAGTACCTCAGTA CCTTGAGGAAAGGAAAGCACAATGGcgcaaagaggaggaggagaggaaaagaaacacacctgatcctACAGTCCCACCTGGTCACACCTTGATGCAGGACAGTGAAAGACAGGAAACACTGAAATCCCTTAAAGATA CTCATCGCACCCTGGTGACCGAATTAAACTCGCTCCCTCTGAAAGCTGACAACCTGAGTACTCGCTCACGCCGGGCACATCTTGACTGCAGGCTTTCCGAAATTGAGGAGGCAATAAAGATCTTCTCCAGGGACaaagtttatatcaaaattGATTCCTAA